One Streptomyces sp. L2 genomic window carries:
- the hflX gene encoding GTPase HflX, with protein MTSSSSPSQDTKRLAHSHPEGLRADALMEEDVAWSYEIDGERDGDQFDRSERAALRRVAGLSTELEDVTEVEYRQLRLERVVLVGVWTTGTAQDAENSLAELAALAETAGALVLDGVIQRRDKPDAATYIGSGKAEELRGVVLETGADTVICDGELSPGQLIHLEDVVKVKVIDRTALILDIFAQHAKSREGKAQVALAQMQYMLPRLRGWGQSLSRQMGGGKGGGLATRGPGETKIETDRRRIREKMAKMRREIAEMKTGRDLKRQERRRNKVPSVAIAGYTNAGKSSLLNRLTGAGVLVENALFATLDPTVRRAETPTGRAYTLADTVGFVRHLPHHLVEAFRSTMEEVGDSDLILHVVDGSHPNPEEQLAAVREVIRDVGATDVPEIVVINKADAADPLVLQRLMRIEKRSIAVSARSGRGLDELRALIDDELPRPAVEIEALVPYTQGKLVARAHAEGEVISEEHTAEGTLLKVRVHAELASDLAPYAPAPAA; from the coding sequence ATGACCTCCTCTTCTTCCCCTTCCCAGGACACCAAGCGCCTCGCGCACAGCCACCCCGAGGGTCTCCGGGCCGATGCCCTGATGGAAGAGGACGTCGCCTGGAGCTACGAGATCGACGGCGAGCGGGACGGCGACCAGTTCGACCGCTCCGAGCGTGCGGCGCTGCGCCGCGTGGCGGGGCTCTCCACCGAGCTGGAGGACGTCACCGAGGTCGAGTACCGGCAGCTCCGCCTGGAGCGGGTCGTGCTCGTCGGCGTGTGGACCACCGGCACCGCGCAGGACGCCGAGAACTCCCTCGCGGAGCTGGCCGCCCTCGCGGAGACCGCGGGCGCGCTCGTCCTCGACGGCGTCATCCAGCGCCGCGACAAGCCCGACGCGGCCACCTACATCGGCTCCGGCAAGGCCGAGGAACTGCGCGGCGTCGTCCTGGAGACGGGCGCGGACACCGTCATCTGCGACGGTGAGCTGAGCCCCGGCCAGCTGATCCACCTCGAAGACGTCGTCAAGGTCAAGGTCATCGACCGTACGGCCCTGATCCTCGACATCTTCGCCCAGCACGCCAAGTCCCGAGAGGGCAAGGCGCAGGTCGCGCTCGCGCAGATGCAGTACATGCTGCCGAGGCTGCGCGGCTGGGGTCAGTCGCTGTCCCGGCAGATGGGCGGCGGCAAGGGCGGCGGCCTCGCCACCCGTGGTCCCGGTGAGACCAAGATCGAGACCGACCGGCGGCGGATCCGCGAGAAGATGGCGAAGATGCGCCGGGAGATCGCGGAGATGAAGACCGGCCGTGACCTCAAGCGCCAGGAGCGCCGGCGCAACAAGGTGCCTTCCGTCGCCATCGCGGGCTACACCAACGCCGGCAAGTCCTCCCTGCTGAACCGGCTCACGGGCGCCGGCGTCCTCGTCGAGAACGCGCTGTTCGCGACCCTGGACCCGACCGTCCGCCGGGCGGAGACCCCGACGGGCCGGGCCTACACACTGGCCGACACCGTCGGCTTCGTCCGGCACCTGCCACACCACCTGGTCGAGGCGTTCCGCTCCACCATGGAGGAGGTCGGCGACTCCGACCTCATCCTGCACGTGGTGGACGGCTCGCACCCGAACCCGGAGGAGCAGCTCGCCGCGGTGCGCGAGGTGATCCGGGACGTCGGCGCCACCGACGTGCCGGAGATCGTCGTGATCAACAAGGCGGACGCGGCCGACCCGCTGGTCCTGCAGCGGCTGATGCGGATCGAGAAGCGTTCCATCGCCGTCTCGGCCCGCAGCGGCCGGGGCCTCGACGAGCTGCGCGCGCTGATCGACGACGAGCTGCCCCGGCCGGCCGTCGAGATCGAGGCGCTCGTGCCGTACACGCAGGGCAAGCTGGTCGCCCGCGCCCACGCCGAGGGCGAGGTGATCTCCGAGGAGCACACCGCGGAGGGCACCCTGCTCAAGGTACGGGTGCACGCGGAACTCGCTTCGGACCTGGCGCCGTACGCGCCGGCGCCCGCGGCCTGA
- a CDS encoding M1 family metallopeptidase → MSLASFRHRTSRHRKTALLASAISVCVLAAGAPAAPLGIGDRLFPYLGNPGYDVASYDLSFTYPGTNDKPLQAVTTINARTTTDLDSLNLDFAHGTVESVDVDGHPANFTSAGEDLVVTPEDPLPLGSWTTITVKHTSDPRPAKGEDGGWVRTSDGLAMANQADAAHLVFPCNDHPSDKAMFTFHITAPNGYTVVANGLPAGADRTGGSTTWTYRSGHPMATELAQVSIGHSAVPHREGPHGLPVRDVVPSADRKALEPWLAKTPDQIAWMESKVGPFPFETYGLIMAQASTGFELETQTLSLFEKNLFTDPAYPKWYVESIMVHELSHQWFGDSVSPRTWSDVWLNEGHATWYEALYAEEKAHHPMEARMKAAYSASDGWRAAGGPPARPKPPAPGQKIGIFRSNVYDGAALALYALRQEIGRPAFERLEKAWVQEYRDSTAGTSDYVRLASSIAGRDLTGFFQAWLYGAKTPPMPGHPDWKSDPPAKAAKRGTTR, encoded by the coding sequence ATGAGCCTCGCGTCCTTCCGGCACCGGACCAGCCGGCACCGCAAGACGGCTCTGCTCGCCTCCGCCATCTCCGTCTGCGTCCTCGCCGCCGGCGCCCCCGCCGCGCCCCTGGGCATCGGCGACCGGCTCTTCCCGTACCTGGGCAACCCGGGATACGACGTGGCGTCGTACGACCTCTCCTTCACCTATCCCGGCACCAACGACAAGCCGCTCCAGGCCGTCACCACCATCAACGCCCGGACGACCACCGACCTGGACAGCCTCAACCTCGACTTCGCTCACGGCACCGTCGAGTCCGTCGACGTCGACGGACACCCGGCGAACTTCACCAGCGCGGGCGAGGACCTCGTCGTCACGCCGGAGGACCCGCTGCCGCTCGGCAGCTGGACCACGATCACCGTGAAGCACACCAGCGACCCCCGACCCGCCAAGGGCGAGGACGGCGGCTGGGTGCGCACCTCCGACGGCCTCGCCATGGCCAACCAGGCCGACGCCGCCCACCTGGTCTTCCCGTGCAACGACCACCCGTCCGACAAGGCGATGTTCACCTTCCACATCACCGCCCCCAACGGCTACACCGTCGTCGCGAACGGGCTCCCGGCGGGCGCCGACCGGACCGGCGGCTCCACCACCTGGACCTACCGCAGCGGGCACCCCATGGCGACCGAACTGGCCCAGGTGTCCATCGGCCACTCCGCCGTACCGCACCGCGAAGGACCCCACGGGCTGCCCGTACGGGACGTCGTCCCCAGCGCCGACCGCAAGGCCCTGGAACCCTGGCTGGCCAAGACGCCCGACCAGATCGCCTGGATGGAGAGCAAGGTCGGCCCCTTCCCGTTCGAGACGTACGGCCTGATCATGGCCCAGGCGTCCACCGGGTTCGAACTGGAGACGCAGACGCTGTCCCTGTTCGAGAAGAACCTGTTCACCGACCCCGCCTACCCCAAGTGGTACGTCGAGTCGATCATGGTGCACGAGCTGTCCCACCAGTGGTTCGGCGACAGCGTCAGCCCCCGCACCTGGTCCGACGTGTGGCTGAACGAGGGACACGCGACCTGGTACGAGGCCCTGTACGCCGAGGAGAAGGCGCACCACCCGATGGAGGCCCGCATGAAGGCCGCCTACAGCGCCTCCGACGGCTGGCGCGCCGCCGGCGGTCCGCCCGCCCGGCCCAAGCCGCCCGCGCCCGGCCAGAAGATCGGCATCTTCCGGTCGAACGTCTACGACGGCGCGGCGCTCGCCCTCTACGCCCTGCGGCAGGAGATCGGCCGGCCCGCCTTCGAGCGCCTGGAGAAGGCCTGGGTCCAGGAGTACCGGGACTCCACCGCCGGCACCTCGGACTACGTCCGCCTCGCCTCGTCCATCGCCGGCCGCGACCTGACCGGCTTCTTCCAGGCCTGGCTGTACGGAGCGAAGACGCCGCCGATGCCCGGCCACCCGGACTGGAAGTCGGACCCGCCGGCCAAGGCGGCGAAGCGCGGGACAACGCGATGA
- a CDS encoding GNAT family N-acetyltransferase, whose amino-acid sequence MRLPDEFVALFSADRPARTDDLLDHLRTWGSVPTPVGTFQLVPVRVERDLPLIHGWMNDPAVAAFWELAGPPNETEKHVRAQLDGDGRSVPCLGVLDGTPLSYWEIYRADLDPLTRHYPARPHDTGIHLLIGDAEHRARRLGSALLRAVADQILDRRPACARVVAEPDLRNTPSVAAFLSAGFRFDSEVDLPGKRAALMVRDRVLRHVLCNVW is encoded by the coding sequence CTGCGCCTGCCCGACGAGTTCGTCGCGCTCTTCTCAGCGGACCGGCCCGCCCGTACCGACGACCTGCTCGACCACCTCCGCACCTGGGGGAGCGTCCCCACGCCCGTGGGCACCTTCCAGCTCGTGCCGGTACGCGTTGAACGGGACCTGCCTCTCATCCATGGCTGGATGAACGACCCCGCCGTCGCCGCGTTCTGGGAGCTGGCCGGGCCCCCGAACGAGACGGAGAAGCATGTGCGGGCGCAACTCGACGGTGACGGACGCAGCGTCCCCTGCCTCGGCGTGCTGGACGGCACACCCCTGAGCTACTGGGAGATCTACCGGGCCGACCTGGATCCGCTCACCCGCCACTACCCGGCCCGCCCCCACGACACGGGCATCCACCTCCTCATCGGGGACGCCGAGCACCGGGCCCGCCGACTGGGATCCGCCCTCCTGCGAGCCGTCGCCGACCAGATCCTGGACCGGCGCCCCGCCTGCGCACGCGTCGTAGCGGAACCCGATCTTCGCAACACCCCCTCCGTGGCCGCGTTCCTCAGCGCGGGATTCCGGTTCGACTCCGAGGTCGACCTGCCCGGCAAGCGGGCCGCCCTCATGGTCAGAGACCGCGTCCTGCGCCATGTCCTGTGCAACGTCTGGTGA
- a CDS encoding HD domain-containing protein: MSAEATNPANPGPVAPAPSAVPTAARRKSRPRIDLRRLGRAALLGPTARTRLPDAISHVVEAHRAHHSDADLEPLRRAYVLAESSHRGQMRKSGEPYITHPLAVTLILAELGAETTTLTASLLHDTVEDTDVTLDQVREQFGEEVRYLVDGVTKLEKVDYGAAAEPETFRKMLVATGNDVRVMSIKLADRLHNMRTLGVMRPEKQARIAKVTRDVLIPLAERLGVQALKTELEDLVFAILHPEEYAHTRELIAENTARTDDPLAEIADDVRGVLRDAGIQAEVLIRPRHFVSVHRVARKRGQLRGADLGRLLVLVNEDADCYGVLGELHTCMTPVVSEFKDFIAVPKFNLYQSLHTAVARADGQVAEVLIRTHQMHKVAEAGVVALGNPYAPGADDPADGERADPTRPGWLSRLLDWQEAAPDPDTFWSTLREDLAQDREITVFRPDGGTLGLPEGATCVDAAYAQYGEDAHACVGAGVNGRLATLSTVLRDGDTVQLIMGQDPASEPSREWLEHAHTPAARIAIQRWLAAHPAGAEEPETRTDTDTGTRRAGAHTGAHGGAGAPAVRPSTSVPAGRPRGADVLVDPPGAVVRLAGCCTPVPPDEITGFAVRGGVVTVHRVQCAAVAHMTSRGRAQVGVRWGETTACRVTLVAESFGRPHLLADLTEAMALEGAEIVSATVEPPTEQRVRHTYTLQLPDAAHLPALMRAMRDVPGVYDVSRAQHQAPAS; encoded by the coding sequence ATGAGTGCGGAGGCCACGAACCCTGCGAATCCCGGCCCGGTGGCGCCCGCGCCGTCCGCGGTGCCGACCGCGGCCCGCAGGAAGTCCCGGCCCCGGATCGACTTGCGCCGGCTGGGCCGGGCCGCGCTGCTCGGGCCCACCGCCCGCACCAGACTGCCCGACGCCATCAGCCACGTCGTCGAGGCCCACCGCGCCCACCACTCCGACGCCGACCTCGAACCCCTGCGCCGCGCCTACGTTCTGGCCGAGTCCTCGCACCGCGGCCAGATGCGCAAGAGCGGTGAGCCGTACATCACGCACCCGCTCGCCGTGACCCTGATCCTCGCCGAACTGGGCGCCGAGACCACCACCTTGACGGCCTCCCTGCTCCACGACACCGTCGAGGACACCGACGTGACGCTGGATCAGGTACGGGAACAATTCGGCGAGGAGGTCCGTTATCTCGTCGACGGTGTGACGAAACTCGAGAAGGTCGACTACGGAGCCGCCGCCGAACCGGAGACCTTCCGCAAGATGCTCGTCGCCACCGGCAACGACGTGCGCGTGATGTCGATCAAGCTCGCCGACCGCCTCCACAACATGCGCACCCTCGGCGTGATGCGCCCGGAGAAGCAGGCGCGGATCGCCAAGGTCACCCGGGACGTCCTCATCCCGCTCGCCGAACGCCTGGGCGTGCAGGCCCTGAAGACCGAACTGGAAGACCTGGTCTTCGCCATCCTGCACCCCGAGGAGTACGCGCACACGAGAGAACTGATCGCCGAGAACACCGCCCGGACCGACGACCCCCTCGCGGAGATCGCCGACGACGTGCGCGGAGTGCTGAGGGACGCCGGCATCCAGGCCGAGGTGCTCATCCGCCCCCGCCACTTCGTCTCCGTCCACCGCGTGGCCCGCAAACGGGGCCAGTTGCGCGGCGCCGACCTCGGTCGCCTACTGGTGCTCGTGAACGAGGACGCCGACTGCTACGGCGTGCTGGGCGAGCTGCACACCTGCATGACGCCGGTCGTCTCGGAGTTCAAGGACTTCATCGCCGTACCCAAGTTCAACCTGTACCAGTCGCTGCACACCGCCGTCGCCCGCGCGGACGGGCAGGTCGCCGAAGTCCTTATCCGCACGCACCAGATGCACAAGGTCGCCGAGGCGGGCGTCGTCGCCCTCGGCAACCCGTACGCCCCCGGGGCGGACGACCCCGCCGACGGCGAGCGCGCCGACCCCACCCGCCCCGGCTGGCTCTCCCGCCTCCTCGACTGGCAGGAGGCGGCGCCCGATCCCGACACCTTCTGGTCCACCCTGCGCGAGGACCTGGCTCAGGACCGCGAGATCACCGTTTTCCGGCCCGACGGCGGCACCCTCGGCCTGCCCGAGGGCGCCACCTGCGTGGACGCCGCGTACGCGCAGTACGGCGAGGACGCGCACGCGTGCGTCGGGGCGGGCGTCAACGGCCGCCTGGCCACCCTCAGCACCGTCCTGCGCGACGGCGACACCGTCCAGCTCATCATGGGCCAAGACCCGGCCTCGGAACCCTCCCGCGAGTGGCTGGAGCACGCCCACACCCCGGCCGCCCGCATCGCCATCCAGCGCTGGCTCGCCGCGCACCCGGCGGGAGCGGAGGAACCGGAGACCCGCACGGACACCGACACCGGGACCCGTCGCGCCGGCGCGCACACCGGCGCGCACGGCGGCGCGGGCGCCCCGGCGGTACGCCCGTCCACCAGTGTTCCCGCGGGCCGCCCCCGCGGCGCCGACGTCCTCGTCGACCCTCCCGGAGCCGTTGTACGGCTTGCCGGGTGCTGTACGCCCGTACCGCCCGACGAGATCACCGGCTTCGCCGTCCGCGGGGGAGTGGTGACCGTGCACCGCGTGCAGTGCGCGGCAGTGGCGCACATGACGAGCCGGGGGCGCGCACAGGTCGGTGTGCGCTGGGGGGAGACGACCGCATGCCGGGTCACCCTCGTCGCTGAATCGTTCGGCCGCCCCCATCTGCTCGCCGACCTCACCGAGGCGATGGCCCTGGAAGGCGCCGAGATCGTCTCCGCCACGGTCGAGCCGCCGACCGAGCAGCGGGTCCGCCACACCTACACGCTTCAGCTCCCCGACGCGGCCCACCTGCCCGCCCTCATGCGCGCGATGCGCGACGTCCCCGGCGTGTACGACGTGAGCCGCGCCCAGCACCAGGCACCGGCCTCCTGA
- a CDS encoding IucA/IucC family protein, with product MITADETAHAPVAESVLQQKKRSPEAMGRGQRGRPAADHLTGLTAGLVTAGLVTDPLDDPDPHRAAEAAAVENLLRCWTRETDTPAPDAGNLHIPLPATGTSLTVPVHHWSPTGWHRFGPPRLAGTPESAPPVDAVTLAALLGRETPGRETPGRETPGSTSFPSVPAADLVAAVADSVRRTATFIRDRRADPADGPDLFLGAEQSLLLGHPLHPAPKSRDGLTETEARLYSPESHGSFPLHWMAVAPSLLATDSAWTERGRPVTAAHLTQRLAGPGLPLPDGCTALPLHPWQAREVRHREVTASLLDSGLLRDLGPFGPHWHPTSSVRTVHRTGAPAMLKLSLGLRITNSRRENLRKELHRGVEVHRLLRAGLSRQWQAAHPCFDIVRDPAWIAVDDPDGRPVPGLDTVIRHNPFAAADDVTCVAGLVSPRPLAAEDGNPSAHRHTSPCRSRLAGLVSRLAARTGRPVETVAAEWFLRYLEKVVRPVLWLDSEAGIALEAHQQNTLLLLDRDGWPGGGRYRDNQGYYFRESHRATLDARLPGIGERSDTFVSDEVTDERFTYYLAINNVFGLIGAFGSQHLTDERLLLAAFRRFLTDLASGPAALRTSLPGRLLDSPVLRCKANLLTRLHGLDELVGPVDTQSVYVTLTNPLRS from the coding sequence ATGATCACCGCCGACGAGACCGCTCACGCGCCGGTTGCCGAGTCGGTCCTCCAGCAGAAGAAGCGGTCGCCGGAAGCGATGGGGCGGGGGCAGCGGGGACGCCCCGCCGCCGACCACCTCACCGGACTCACCGCCGGCCTCGTCACCGCCGGCCTCGTCACCGACCCGCTCGACGATCCCGATCCGCACAGGGCCGCCGAGGCCGCCGCCGTCGAGAACCTCCTCCGCTGCTGGACACGGGAGACCGACACCCCCGCGCCCGACGCCGGCAACCTGCACATCCCGCTGCCGGCCACCGGCACGTCCCTGACCGTGCCGGTGCACCACTGGTCCCCCACCGGCTGGCACCGCTTCGGGCCACCGCGTCTCGCCGGCACGCCCGAGTCGGCCCCGCCCGTCGACGCGGTCACCCTCGCCGCGCTGCTCGGCAGAGAGACGCCAGGCAGGGAGACGCCGGGCAGGGAGACACCAGGCAGCACCTCCTTCCCGTCAGTCCCCGCCGCCGATCTCGTCGCCGCTGTCGCCGACTCCGTTCGCCGCACCGCCACCTTCATCCGCGACCGGCGTGCCGACCCTGCCGACGGCCCCGACCTCTTCCTCGGCGCCGAGCAGTCACTCCTCCTCGGACACCCGCTGCACCCGGCCCCCAAGAGCCGGGACGGCCTGACCGAGACCGAGGCCCGCCTCTACTCACCGGAATCACACGGCTCCTTTCCCCTGCACTGGATGGCTGTCGCGCCCTCTCTGCTCGCGACCGACTCGGCCTGGACCGAGCGCGGCCGGCCCGTCACCGCGGCCCACCTCACCCAGCGGCTCGCCGGACCGGGACTGCCCCTCCCGGACGGCTGCACCGCACTGCCTCTGCACCCCTGGCAGGCCCGCGAGGTCCGGCACCGGGAGGTGACCGCCTCCCTCCTCGACTCCGGACTGCTCCGCGACCTCGGACCCTTCGGCCCCCACTGGCACCCCACCTCCTCCGTACGCACCGTCCACCGAACCGGCGCCCCTGCGATGCTGAAGCTGTCACTCGGCCTGCGGATCACCAACTCCCGCCGGGAGAACCTGCGCAAGGAACTCCACCGCGGGGTCGAGGTGCACCGCCTGCTCCGCGCCGGACTCAGCCGGCAGTGGCAGGCCGCCCACCCCTGCTTCGACATCGTCCGCGACCCCGCCTGGATCGCCGTCGACGACCCGGACGGCCGGCCCGTACCCGGACTCGACACGGTGATCCGGCACAACCCGTTCGCCGCGGCCGACGACGTCACCTGCGTCGCGGGGCTCGTCTCACCCCGGCCCCTCGCCGCAGAGGACGGCAACCCGTCCGCTCACCGGCACACTTCGCCGTGCCGGTCCCGTCTGGCCGGACTTGTCTCACGGCTCGCCGCACGCACCGGCCGTCCTGTCGAAACCGTCGCCGCGGAGTGGTTCCTCCGCTACCTCGAAAAGGTCGTCCGTCCCGTGCTGTGGCTGGACAGCGAGGCCGGCATCGCCCTTGAGGCCCACCAGCAGAACACGCTGCTCCTGCTGGACCGTGACGGCTGGCCCGGAGGTGGCCGCTACCGCGACAACCAGGGCTACTACTTCCGCGAGTCCCACCGGGCCACGCTCGACGCCCGTCTTCCCGGCATCGGTGAACGCAGCGACACCTTCGTCTCCGACGAGGTCACCGACGAACGGTTCACCTACTACCTCGCCATCAACAACGTGTTCGGTCTGATCGGCGCGTTCGGCTCGCAGCACCTCACTGACGAGCGACTGCTCCTCGCCGCGTTCCGCCGCTTCCTCACCGACCTCGCCTCGGGACCCGCCGCTCTGCGGACCTCCCTGCCTGGCCGCCTGCTCGACTCACCCGTCCTGCGCTGCAAGGCCAATCTGCTGACCCGGCTGCACGGTCTCGACGAACTCGTCGGCCCGGTCGACACCCAGTCCGTCTATGTCACCCTCACCAACCCCCTCCGTTCCTGA
- a CDS encoding ATP-dependent DNA helicase: MTKPSLSELLHAAVAAVGGTERPGQVTMAEAVAEAIDDGSHLLVQAGTGTGKSLGYLVPALAHGERVVVATATLALQRQLVERDLPRTVDALHPLLRRRPEFAMLKGRSNYLCLHRLHEGMPQDEEEGLFDQFEAAAPTSKLGQDLLRLRDWSDETETGDRDDLTPGVSDRAWAQVSVSSRECLGASKCAYGAECFAELARERAKLAEVVVTNHALLAIDAIEGAPVLPQHEVLIVDEAHELVSRVTGVATGELTPGQVNRAVRRAAKLVNEKAADQLQTAGEGFERVMELALPGRLEEIPEDLGYALMALRDAARTVISAIGATRDKSVQDEDAVRKQALASVESVHDVAERVLNGSEWDVVWYERHDRFGASLRVAPMSVSGLLREKLFTDRTVALTSATLKLGGDFNGVGASLGLGPEGATGEDLPQWKGVDVGSPFDYPKQGILYVAKHLSRPARDGDRADMLDELTELIQAAGGRTLGLFSSMRAAQLAAEELRTRIPEFPVLLQGEETLGELIKNFAADPRTCLFGTLSLWQGVDVPGSSCQLVVMDKIPFPRPDDPLMSARQKAVEDAGGNGFMAVAATHAALLMAQGAGRLVRASGDRGVVAVLDQRLATARYGSYLKASLPDFWYTTDRSQVRKSLAAIDALAKQEEAE; encoded by the coding sequence ATGACGAAGCCCTCCCTCTCCGAACTCCTGCATGCCGCCGTCGCAGCCGTCGGCGGCACGGAGCGCCCCGGCCAGGTGACCATGGCCGAAGCGGTCGCCGAGGCGATCGACGACGGATCTCACCTGCTGGTCCAGGCCGGCACCGGCACCGGAAAGTCGCTGGGCTACCTCGTGCCCGCGCTCGCGCACGGAGAGCGGGTGGTCGTCGCCACCGCCACCCTCGCCCTCCAGCGCCAGCTCGTGGAGCGAGACCTGCCGCGCACAGTCGACGCCCTGCACCCCCTGCTCCGCCGCCGCCCCGAGTTCGCCATGCTCAAGGGCCGGTCCAACTACCTGTGTCTGCACCGCCTGCACGAGGGCATGCCGCAGGACGAGGAGGAGGGCCTCTTCGACCAGTTCGAGGCCGCCGCTCCCACCAGCAAGCTCGGCCAGGACCTGCTCCGGCTGCGTGACTGGTCGGACGAGACCGAGACCGGCGACCGGGACGACCTCACACCGGGTGTCTCCGACCGCGCCTGGGCGCAGGTGTCGGTGTCCTCCCGTGAGTGCCTGGGCGCGTCCAAGTGCGCGTACGGCGCCGAATGCTTCGCCGAGCTGGCCCGGGAGCGGGCCAAGCTCGCCGAGGTCGTCGTCACCAACCACGCGCTGCTGGCCATCGACGCCATCGAGGGCGCGCCGGTGCTGCCGCAGCACGAGGTGCTGATCGTGGACGAGGCGCACGAACTGGTCTCCCGCGTCACCGGCGTCGCCACCGGAGAGCTCACGCCCGGCCAGGTCAACCGCGCGGTGCGGCGTGCGGCGAAGCTCGTCAACGAGAAGGCGGCGGACCAGCTGCAGACCGCGGGTGAGGGCTTCGAGCGGGTGATGGAACTGGCCCTCCCGGGCCGTCTGGAAGAGATCCCGGAGGACCTCGGCTATGCCCTGATGGCCTTGCGGGACGCCGCTCGCACGGTGATCTCCGCGATCGGCGCGACCCGCGACAAGTCGGTCCAGGACGAGGACGCCGTCCGTAAACAGGCGCTGGCCTCGGTCGAGTCGGTGCACGACGTGGCCGAGCGGGTCCTGAACGGCTCGGAGTGGGACGTCGTCTGGTACGAGCGGCACGACCGCTTCGGAGCGTCTCTGCGCGTCGCCCCGATGTCGGTCTCCGGGCTGCTCAGGGAGAAGCTGTTCACGGACCGGACCGTCGCCCTCACCTCGGCGACCCTGAAACTGGGCGGCGACTTCAACGGCGTGGGTGCCTCGCTCGGGCTAGGCCCCGAAGGCGCGACGGGCGAGGATCTGCCGCAGTGGAAGGGTGTCGACGTCGGCTCGCCCTTCGACTACCCGAAGCAGGGCATTCTGTACGTCGCCAAGCATCTCTCGCGGCCCGCCCGGGACGGCGACCGCGCGGACATGCTGGATGAGCTGACCGAGCTGATCCAGGCGGCAGGCGGCCGTACGCTCGGGCTGTTCTCGTCGATGCGGGCCGCTCAGCTCGCCGCCGAGGAGTTGCGCACACGCATCCCGGAGTTCCCGGTCCTGCTCCAGGGCGAGGAGACACTCGGTGAACTGATCAAGAACTTCGCCGCCGATCCCCGGACCTGTCTCTTCGGCACGCTGTCGCTGTGGCAGGGTGTGGACGTCCCCGGCTCCAGTTGCCAGCTGGTTGTCATGGACAAGATTCCGTTCCCGCGGCCCGACGACCCGCTGATGAGTGCCCGGCAGAAGGCGGTGGAGGACGCGGGAGGCAACGGTTTCATGGCCGTGGCCGCCACGCACGCGGCCCTGCTCATGGCCCAGGGCGCCGGCCGGCTCGTCCGCGCGTCGGGCGACCGCGGCGTCGTAGCCGTACTGGACCAGCGTCTGGCCACGGCCCGGTACGGGTCCTATCTGAAGGCCTCACTGCCCGACTTCTGGTACACCACGGACCGTAGCCAGGTGCGCAAGTCGCTGGCGGCGATCGACGCGCTGGCGAAGCAGGAGGAAGCCGAATAG
- the lexA gene encoding transcriptional repressor LexA gives MTTTADSATITAQDRSQGRVEPVHAMNEATSPEGHKRSLPGRPPGIRADSSGLTDRQRRVIEVIRDSVQRRGYPPSMREIGQAVGLSSTSSVAHQLMALERKGFLRRDPHRPRAYEVRGSDQSVSVQPTDTAGKPAASYVPLVGRIAAGGPILAEESVEDVFPLPRQLVGDGELFVLKVVGDSMIEAAICDGDWVTVRRQPVAENGDIVAAMLEGEATVKRFKREDGHVWLLPHNAAYEPIPGDDATILGKVVAVLRRV, from the coding sequence GTGACCACCACCGCAGACAGTGCCACCATCACTGCCCAGGACCGCTCCCAGGGCCGGGTCGAGCCGGTGCATGCGATGAACGAAGCCACGAGTCCGGAGGGGCACAAGCGCTCCCTGCCGGGCCGACCTCCAGGCATCCGGGCGGACAGCTCCGGACTCACGGACCGGCAGCGCCGGGTGATCGAGGTCATCAGGGACTCCGTGCAGCGTCGGGGGTACCCGCCGTCGATGCGGGAGATCGGCCAGGCCGTCGGCCTCTCCAGCACGTCCTCCGTGGCGCACCAGCTGATGGCCCTGGAGCGCAAGGGCTTCCTGCGCCGGGACCCGCACCGGCCGCGCGCGTACGAGGTGCGCGGCTCCGACCAGAGCGTCTCCGTGCAGCCGACCGACACGGCCGGCAAGCCCGCCGCGTCCTATGTGCCGCTGGTCGGCCGGATCGCGGCCGGCGGCCCGATCCTGGCGGAGGAGTCGGTGGAGGACGTCTTCCCGCTCCCCCGTCAGCTCGTCGGTGACGGCGAACTCTTCGTCCTCAAGGTGGTCGGCGACTCGATGATCGAGGCCGCGATCTGCGACGGCGACTGGGTCACCGTCCGCCGTCAGCCCGTCGCTGAGAACGGCGACATCGTGGCGGCCATGCTGGAGGGCGAGGCCACCGTGAAGCGGTTCAAGCGCGAGGACGGCCACGTGTGGCTCCTCCCGCACAACGCGGCCTATGAGCCGATCCCTGGCGACGACGCGACCATCCTGGGCAAGGTCGTCGCCGTGCTGCGGCGCGTGTGA